Proteins encoded within one genomic window of Arachis ipaensis cultivar K30076 chromosome B08, Araip1.1, whole genome shotgun sequence:
- the LOC107611411 gene encoding MLP-like protein 31: MRRHRYGRRKVQRREVRTGEDDGEFWTCIGGYGEIMKNHGKVVTCNETIDIIDEQKYLVIYNLFDGDISKNYKVFKLAFQVSDNSNNSGTLVTWSVEYEKINNDVEAPYGYMEYLDKSTKEIDAYLLKA; this comes from the exons ATGCGGCGGCATCGGTATGGCCGACGAAAAGTGCAGCGGCGCGAGGTGAGAACCGGAGAAGATGATGGCGAGTTTTGGACGTGTATTGGAGGTTATGGTGAGATTATGAAGAACC ATGGCAAGGTGGTTACATGTAATGAGACGATTGACATCATTGATGAGCAGAAATATTTGGTGATATACAACCTCTTTGATGGAGATATCAGTAAAAACTATAAGGTTTTTAAGCTAGCTTTTCAAGTGAGTGACAATAGTAATAATAGCGGCACTTTAGTTACCTGGAGTGTTGAATATGAGAAGATCAACAATGATGTTGAAGCTCCATATGGCTACATGGAGTATCTTGACAAGTCCACTAAAGAAATTGATGCTTATCTTCTCAAGGCATAA